The following coding sequences are from one Syngnathus acus chromosome 14, fSynAcu1.2, whole genome shotgun sequence window:
- the LOC119133903 gene encoding unconventional myosin-XVIIIa-like isoform X8, with product MVPPPCCLFHDVWPITMAYKSRFSFWEQKVKVESKPDPDVVDASQPQATVTKPGQDTGSASSAEDTNSNPAMGGPDSPGEGQTSGGKKVMKVVRRVVRRVVPAATEEQNHLAVSEAVKATAALKTSRASEVDKDDISMGLTSLMGRGRTKEHRPRTRNQDRKEDIKQELKPEEDKEKGEEEESVAVTQDAIKSTSPNTVPPNSTPASFTPKPDPLAPPAGFIPAPKQNLLTPPVGFIPARKSSPVTQKHNLLARPAGFIPIPKADPLAPPAGFIPKPRPMAIKKPEAHPKCSDQVPEVTPTEADYMRVKRIFTITGNDRARGPKSSQPKLSEDPVDILQASHLAAKAKNETNIDSERAWYHTEKVWLVHKDGFSLATLLKTEAGSLPEGKVKIRLDSDGSLLDVDEDDVEKANPPLFERVEDLASLQYLNESSVMHSLRQRYGGNLVHTHAGSNMVVINPISAPSMYSEKVMQMFKGCRREDTAPHIYSMAQSAYRKLLTTRQDQSVILLGKSGSGKTTNCQHIIQYLVTIAGSTNKTFSTAEKWQAVYTVLEAFGNAATCMNENASRFSHIVSLDFDQSGLVTSASIQTMLLEKMRVTRRPEGESTFHVFYYLMAGADSSLRTELHLNHFAETNAFGIVPQTKVEEKQRASQQFSKLQAAMKVLGISADEQRALWLVLGAIYHLGAAGATKAGRKQFARHEWAQKAAYLLGCTLEELSSSIFKHQAKGTLPRAGSIRQTLDENGTADAGWKTSAMECLEAMATGLYSELFTILICLINRALKCGQLPLCSLLIVDTPGFQNPRLVKHERGATFDDLSHNYTQERLQTLFYQRTFVQELERYKEENIEIALDDTEPNTPFSVAVVDQASSQALVRSGRTDEARGLLWLMEEEAPQPGASEENLLARLFSYYGPAEGEIKGHTFLLKSEKDNHFLLGHSHGTDWVEYDARGWLNYAKQNPASINATSLLQDSQKKIISALFMSRAGSATVLSGSIAGLEGVSQLSLRRVSSIRKTSASGVAAIKRKSVCIQIKLQVDALLDMVRRSRIHFVHCILPKADALKALSGAFFKGVESEAQGEGADSALMQLDVPLLRAQLRGSKLLDALRIHRQGYPDHMVFSEFRRRFDVLAPHLTKKHGRNYIVKDEQRAVEELLESLDLEKSSYYMGVSRLFFKAGTLAKLEDQRDEQTKRHLILFQAACRGYLARQAFKKRKIQDLAIRCIQKNIQKNRGVKDWPWWKVFTTVQPLIKVQLTEDQMRSKDEEIQMHKSKLEKVEKERNELRLNTDRLESRIADLLAELADERSTSESASQLLENETTERLRLEKDMKDLQAKFETMKKQTEAQEMELTEARLMKTSELNGELEDDDDAGGEWRIKYNRAIRELDFTKKKLQQEFDDKLETEQQSKRQLERRLADLKTDNEDVQHSAQQLKKKCQKMTAEMQDTQRHLEGLQSRNHDLEKKQRKFDLEQNQAQAEVQREKSLREKLAREKDTMAAEIFNIHQQLQEKDADLCAVNMKVQQLEAELQDLSSQESKDEASLAKVRKQLRDLEAKVKDQEEELDEQAGTIQMLEQAKLRLEMEMEKQRQSHSKDIESKDEEVDEIRRSCSKKLKQMEVQLEEEYDDKQKVLRERRELESKLLSAQEQVSHRDVESEKKLRKDLKRTKVLLADAQIMLDHLKSNAPSKREIAQFKNQLEESEFTCAAAVKARKSMELEIEDLHIQMEDVVKAKLSLEEQVSRLQREKNDLQSRTEEDQEDMNELMKKHKAAVAQSARDLGRISDLEAQLEEAAKEKQEIQEKLHSLQSQLEFQEQSMVEKSLVSRQEAKIRELETKLEYERTQIKRLESLVSRLKENLEKMSEERNQHIAAENREKEQNKRMQRQIRDMKEEMAGVSKKEAEASRKKHELEMDIESLEAANQSLQVDLKLAFKRIGDLQAAIEDEMESDDNDDLINSLQDMVTKYQKRKNKTGQETDTDSEVEDRVDGVKSWLSKNKASSKPQSDEGSLKCASPAVSRRHVTPGKSDEEDEMDSNKDRQLPRPRYGESTS from the exons ATGGTCCCACCGCCCTGTTG CTTGTTTCATGACGTCTGGCCCATCACCATGGCATACAAATCACGCTTCTCATTTTGGGAACAAAAG GTTAAAGTTGAGAGCAAGCCAGAT CCTGATGTAGTAGATGCAAGTCAGCCACAGGCCACTGTTACTAAACCTGGGCAAGACACAGGAAGTGCATCGTCAGCAGAAGACACCAATAGTAACCCCGCCATGGGTGGTCCAGATTCTCCAGGAGAGGGGCAAACGTCCGGCGGGAAAAAGGTGATGAAGGTTGTGAGAAGAGTTGTCAGGCGTGTCGTTCCGGCAGCGACAGAAGAGCAGAATCACTTGGCTGTGTCTGAAGCTGTCAAAGCTACGGCCGCACTTAAAACTAGCAGGGCATCAGAGGTGGACAAGGATGACATCTCCATGGGGCTGACTAGCCTCATGGGCAGAGGAAGAACCAAGGAACACCGGCCTCGCACCCGCAACCAAGACCGCAAAGAAGACATAAAACAGGAGCTCAAGCCGGAGGAGGATAAAGAAAagggagaagaggaggagagtgTAGCAGTAACACAGGACGCAATCAAGAGCACATCACCAAATACTGTACCACCAAATTCAACCCCCGCGAGCTTCACACCTAAACCTGACCCTTTGGCCCCACCCGCCGGCTTCATCCCGGCCCCCAAGCAGAATCTCTTGACTCCTCCAGTTGGTTTTATACCCGCCAGAAAATCCAGTCCAGTTACCCAAAAACATAATCTTCTGGCAAGGCCCGCAGGTTTCATCCCCATCCCAAAGGCAGATCCCCTGGCACCTCCGGCAGGGTTCATCCCGAAACCTCGCCCAATGGCAATAAAGAAACCCGAG GCTCATCCTAAATGCAGTGatcag GTTCCAGAGGTCACTCCCACTGAGGCGGATTACATGCGTGTGAAAAGGATCTTCACCATCACTGGCAACGAT CGTGCGAGAGGACCCAAATCCTCTCAG CCAAAGCTTTCTGAAGATCCGGTGGATATTCTCCAAGCATCACACTTGGCAGCAAAG GCaaagaatgaaacaaacattgaCTCTGAGAGAGCCTGGTACCATACTGAAAAAGTGTGGCTTGTCCACAAGGATGGCTTTTCTTTAG CAACTCTCCTGAAGACAGAAGCAGGGAGTTTGCCCGAGGGGAAGGTGAAAATACGCCTGGACAGTGATGGATCTTTATTAGACGTAGATGAGGATGACGTGGAGAAG GCGAACCCACCGTTGTTTGAGCGAGTGGAGGACCTGGCCTCTCTTCAGTACTTGAATGAGTCCAGTGTTATGCATTCCCTGCGGCAACGCTATGGCGGCAACCTGGTGCACACCCATGCTGGGTCCAACATGGTGGTCATTAACCCCATTAGCGCGCCTTCCATGTATTCGGAGAAG GTGATGCAAATGTTTAAAGGCTGCAGAAGGGAAGACACTGCCCCTCATATTTACAGCATGGCTCAGTCTGCCTATCGGAAGCTTTTGACCACGCGCCAGGATCAGTCTGTAATCTTACTGGGCAAGAGCGGTAGTGGCAAGACTACAAACTGTCAACACATTATTCAGTACCTGGTCACCATTGCTGGCAGCACCAACAAAACCTTCTCCA CAGCGGAGAAGTGGCAGGCGGTGTACACGGTTTTAGAGGCATTTGGCAATGCGGCCACCTGCATGAATGAGAATGCCAGCCGTTTTTCTCATATCGTTTCCTTGGATTTTGACCAGTCAGGCCTGGTGACCTCTGCCTCAATTCag ACCATGCTCCTGGAAAAGATGAGGGTGACAAGAAGACCTGAGGGCGAGTCCACTTTTCACGTGTTTTACTACCTAATGGCCGGGGCTGACAGCTCCCTTAG AACGGAGCTCCATCTCAACCACTTTGCTGAAACGAATGCGTTTGGGATCGTGCCTCAGACGAAG GTGGAGGAGAAGCAGCGGGCATCCCAACAGTTTTCCAAGCTGCAAGCGGCCATGAAGGTTCTGGGGATCAGCGCTGATGAGCAAAGAGCGTTGTGGCTAGTCCTAGGGGCTATCTACCACCTTGGAGCTGCAGGGGCTACTAAAG CTGGCAGGAAACAATTTGCGCGTCACGAGTGGGCCCAGAAGGCAGCCTACCTGCTGGGCTGTACCCTGGAGGagctctcctcctccatctttaAGCACCAGGCCAAGGGCACCCTGCCCAGAGCCGGCAGCATCCGCCAAACTTTGGACGAAAATGGCACAGCGGACGCAG GATGGAAGACTTCAGCTATGGAGTGTTTAGAGGCCATGGCCACTGGGCTGTACTCTGAACTCTTCACAATCCTCATTTGTTTAATCAACCG GGCCTTGAAATGCGGCCAGCTGCCCTTGTGCTCTCTCCTGATTGTGGACACGCCGGGCTTTCAAAACCCCAGGCTGGTAAAGCATGAACGTGGCGCAACGTTTGATGACCTCTCCCATAACTACACTCAAGAGCGCCTGCAGACACTCTTCTATCAGCGTACCTTCGTGCAGGAGCTGGAAAGATACAAGGAG GAGAACATTGAGATTGCCCTCGACGACACGGAACCTAACACGCCTTTTTCTGTAGCCGTGGTGGACCAAGCGTCAAGCCAAGCACTT GTGCGCAGCGGCCGAACAGATGAGGCCCGCGGGCTCTTGTGgctgatggaggaggaggctcCGCAGCCCGGGGCATCGGAGGAAAACCTGCTGGCTCGCCTTTTTAGCTACTACGGCCCTGCTGAAGGCGAGATCAAAG GTCACACTTTCCTTCTGAAGAGTGAAAAAGATAATCACTTCCTGCTGGGCCACAGTCACGGGACCGACTGGGTAGAATATGATGCCCGGGGGTGGCTAAACTACGCCAAGCAAAATCCTGCCTCAATCAACGCTACGAGCCTCCTGCAGGATTCCCAGAA GAAGATCATCAGCGCTTTGTTCATGAGCCGAGCAGGCAGCGCCACGGTTCTGTCAGGTTCTATCGCGGGTCTTGAGGGTGTTTCCCAGCTGTCTTTGCGACGGGTTTCGAGCATCAGGAAGACCTCAGCTTCGGGAGTGGCTGCTATCAAGAGAAAGTCTGTGTGCATACAAATAAAGCTTCAAGTG GATGCTCTGCTGGACATGGTGCGGAGGTCCAGAATTCATTTTGTACATTGCATATTGCCCAAGGCGGATGCTCTTAAGGCTCTGAGTGGAGCCTTCTTCAAAGGGGTTGAAAGTGAGGCCCAAGGGGAGGGTGCAGATTCGGCTTTAATGCAGCTGGATGTACCCTTGCTCCGTGCTCAGCTGCGCGGATCCAAGCTCCTTGACGCTCTCCGCATCCATAGACAAG GTTACCCCGACCACATGGTGTTCTCTGAGTTCCGCCGACGTTTTGATGTGCTGGCACCGCACCTCACCAAGAAGCACGGGCGGAATTACATCGTGAAGGACGAGCAGAGA GCTGTGGAAGAGCTGCTGGAGTCTTTGGATTTGGAGAAGAGCAGTTACTACATGGGTGTGAGCCGG ctATTCTTCAAAGCTGGAACCTTGGCCAAATTGGAAGACCAGAGGGACGAGCAAACCAAGCGTCATTTAATCCTATTCCAAGCTGCTTGTAGAGGTTATCTAGCACGACAAGCttttaaaaagagaaag ATTCAGGATCTAGCAATTCGTTGCATCCAGAAGAACATCCAGAAAAACCGCGGTGTAAAAGACTGGCCATGGTGGAAGGTTTTCACGACTGTCCAGCCACTCATTAAGGTGCAGCTCACTGAGGACCAGATGCGGAGCAAAGAT GAGGAGATCCAGATGCACAAGTCTAAGCTGGAGAAGGTGGAGAAAGAGCGCAACGAGCTGAGACTGAACACTGATCGACTGGAGAGCAGG ATTGCAGATTTGTTGGCAGAACTCGCTGATGAAAGGAGCACGAGTGAGTCAGCATCCCAGCTGCTTGAGAATGAGACGACAGAGAGACTACGCCTGGAGAAAGACATGAAGGATCTGCAG GCAAAGTTTGAAACCATGAAGAAACAAACGGAAGCACAGGAGATGGAGTTGACGGAAGCTCGGCTCATGAAAACTTCAGAGCTCAACGGGGAGTTGGAGGACGATGATGATGCCG GGGGTGAGTGGCGCATAAAATACAACAGAGCCATTCGGGAACTAGACTTCACCAAAAAGAAACTCCAGCAAGAGTTTGATGACAAGCTGGAAACGGAGCAGCAGAGCAAACGACAGCTTGAGAGAAGG CTGGCCGATTTGAAGACAGACAATGAGGATGTGCAGCACTCTGCGCAGCAGCTGAAGAAGAAGTGCCAGAAGATGACGGCTGAGATGCAGGATACCCAACGTCATTTGGAGGGCCTCCAGAGCCGTAATCACGATTTGGAAAAGAAGCAGAGGAA ATTCGATCTTGAGCAGAACCAGGCCCAGGCTGAGGTACAACGAGAAAAGAGTCTGAGGGAGAAGTTGGCTCGTGAGAAAGACACGATGGCGGCTGAGATTTTCAACATCCACCAGCAGCTTCAG GAAAAGGATGCCGACTTGTGTGCCGTCAACATGAAGGTGCAGCAGCTGGAGGCCGAATTGCAGGATCTCTCTTCACAGGAGTCCAAGGATGAAGCATCGCTGGCCAAGGTCAGGAAGCAGCTTCGTGACCTTGAGGCCAAGGTGAAAGACCAAGAGGAGGAACTAGATGAGCAGGCTGGTACCATCCAGATGCTAGAGCAG GCTAAGCTGCGGCTTGAGATGGAGATGGAAAAGCAGCGACAGAGCCACTCAAAAGATATTGAGAGCAAAGATGAGGAGGTGGACGAGATCAGGCGGTCCTGCAGTAAGAAG CTGAAACAGATGGAGGTGCAGCTGGAGGAAGAATACGACGATAAGCAAAAAGTCTTGCGCGAGAGACGTGAGCTGGAGTCCAAACTGCTGAGCGCGCAGGAACAG GTAAGCCACAGGGATGTGGAGAGTGAGAAGAAGCTGAGGAAAGACCTGAAGAGAACCAAAGTCCTGCTGGCTGATGCCCAGATTATGTTGGACCACCTGAAGAGTAACGCCCCAAGCAAACGGGAGATCGCCCAGTTCAAAAATCAA CTGGAGGAGTCCGAATTCACCTGTGCGGCTGCGGTCAAGGCCCGAAAGAGCATGGAGTTAGAGATTGAGGACTTGCATATCCAAATGGAGGACGTGGTGAAAGCCAAACTGTCG TTGGAGGAGCAAGTGAGCCGCCTTCAGAGAGAAAAGAATGATCTGCAGTCTCGCACGGAGGAAGACCAGGAGGACATGAATGAACTGATGAAGAAACACAAAGCTGCAGTCGCCCAG TCTGCCAGAGATTTAGGTCGGATCAGTGACCTGGAGGCGCAGCTTGAGGAGGCCGCTAAGGAGAAGCAGGAGATTCAAGAAAAG CTCCATTCGCTGCAGAGTCAGCTGGAGTTTCAGGAACAATCCATGGTTGAAAAGTCTCTTGTGAGCCGTCAAGAAGCCAAGATCCGTGAGCTGGAAACCAAATTGGAGTATGAGAGGACGCAGATCAAACGTTTGGAG AGCCTGGTTTCTCGTCTAAAGGAGAATCTTGAGAAGATGTCAGAGGAAAGGAACCAACACATTGCTGCAGAGAACAGAGAGAAGGAGCAGAATAAGCGGATGCAGAGACAAATAAGGGACATGAAAGAAGAAATGGCTGGCGTATCCAAAAAAGAGGCTGAGGCGAGTCGAAAGAAACACGAGCTG GAAATGGACATTGAGAGCTTAGAAGCAGCAAATCAGAGCTTACAAGTGGATCTTAAACTGGCCTTTAAGAGGATAGGTGACCTGCAAGCTGCTATCGAGGACGAAATGGAGAGTGATGACAACGACGACTTAATCAACAG TTTGCAAGACATGGTGACAAAGTAtcagaaaagaaagaacaaaac